In Meleagris gallopavo isolate NT-WF06-2002-E0010 breed Aviagen turkey brand Nicholas breeding stock chromosome 15, Turkey_5.1, whole genome shotgun sequence, one DNA window encodes the following:
- the FBXL21P gene encoding F-box/LRR-repeat protein 21, producing the protein MMKRARQKVTVENAVPQTSQENKKQKTCLYGSAFSESDPHASIDWGSLPHHVILRIFQFLPLVDRARASSVCRRWNEVFHIPDLWRRFEFELSQPATSYLKSTHPDLIQQIIKRHADHLQYVSFKVDSSTESAEAACNILSQLVNCSIKTLGLISTAKPSFMNVSKAHFASALTVVFVNSKSLSSIKIDDTPLDDPSLKVLVANNSDTLKLLKMSSCPHVSPAGVLCVADQCHGLKELALNYYILSDELLLALSSEKHVDLEHLRIDVVSENPGQVEFHTIKKQSWDAFVKHSPKVNIVMYFFLYEEEFDAFFREETPVTHLYFGRAVSKAMLGRIGLNCPRLIELVVCANGLQPLDDELIQIAQRCKNLTAMGLGECEVTCRGFIEFVKMCGGRLTQLSIMEEVLIPDNDYSLDRLHLEVSKHLGRMWFPDMMPTW; encoded by the exons ATGATGAAGAGAGCTAGGCAGAAAGTTACGGTTGAAAATGCAGTTCCTCAAACatcacaggaaaacaaaaaacagaaaacttgttTATATGGGTCAGCCTTTAGTGAGTCTGACCCCCATGCCTCAATAGACTGGGGAAGCCTTCCACACCACGTCATTCTGCGCATTTTCCAGTTCCTACCCTTGGTAGATCGAGCCAGGGCATCGTCCGTCTGTCGAAGGTGGAATGAAGTTTTTCACATCCCAGATCTCTGGAGGAGATTTGAATTTGAACTCAGCCAGCCAGCTACTTCTTACTTAAAGTCTACCCATCCTGATCTAATTCAGCAGATTATCAAGAGGCACGCTGATCATCTGCAGTATGTCAGCTTCAAG GTTGATAGTAGTACTGAGTCAGCAGAAGCAGCCTGTAACATCCTTTCTCAGTTGGTGAACTGTTCTATCAAGACACTGGGTTTGATTTCCACAGCAAAACCAAGCTTCATGAATGTCTCTAAG GCTCACTTTGCTTCAGCACTGACAGTAGTTTTTGTAAACTCCAAGTCATTGTCATCGATCAAGATAGATGACACACCACTTGATGATCCTTCTTTGAAGGTTCTTGTTGCTAACAACAGTGATACTTTAAAACTGCTTAAAATGAGCAGCTGTCCTCACGTGTCACCTGCTG gAGTTCTTTGTGTTGCTGACCAGTGCCATGGACTTAAGGAGCTGGCTTTGAACTACTATATACTAAGTGATGAGCTGTTGCTGGCTCTTTCAAGTGAAAAACATGTGGACCTTGAACACCTTCGCATAGATGTTGTGAGTGAAAATCCTGGACAGGTTGAATTTCACactattaaaaagcaaagctggGATGCTTTTGTTAAACACTCCCCCAAAGTCAACATTgtgatgtattttttcctatatgAAGAGGAATTTGATGCTTTCTTCAGAGAGGAAACCCCTGTTACGCACCTTTACTTTGGTCGTGCAGTAAGCAAAGCAATGCTAGGTCGTATTGGCCTGAATTGCCCAAGGTTAATTGAGTTGGTTGTGTGTGCTAATGGACTTCAACCTTTGGATGATGAACTTATTCAGATTGCTCAGCGCTGTAAGAACTTAACAGCAATGGGACTTGGGGAATGTGAAGTAACTTGCAGGGGTTTTATTGAATTTGTGAAGATGTGTGGAGGCAGGCTCACACAGCTTTCTATAATGGAGGAGGTACTGATTCCAGATAATGATTATAGCTTAGATCGACTTCATTTGGAAGTCTCCAAACACCTTGGAAGAATGTGGTTTCCTGATATGATGCCAACATGGTAA
- the LECT2 gene encoding leukocyte cell-derived chemotaxin-2, which translates to MPALSLIALLSLVSTVFTRQWEVHPPQQQGRHWAQICSGNPFNKIRGCDRYGCGNYGASRQGKGEKHKGVDVICSDGSTVYAPFSGQLSGPIRFFHNGNAIDDGVQISGSGYCVKLVCIHPIRYHGQIQKGQQLGRMLPMQKVFPGIVSHIHVENCDQSDPTHLLRPDVLPPFPQQDTHWATVCSGNPTNEIRGCDKYGCGYFGAPRRNGKGEKHKGVDVICADGATVFAPFSGELSGPIKFFHNGNAIDDGVQIRGSGFCVKLLCIHPIRYSGRISKGQVLGRMLPMQRVFPGIISHIHVENCDRSDPTSNLERGQGRRK; encoded by the exons ATGCCAGCCCTCAGCCTGATCGCCCTGCTCAGCCTGGTGTCCACTG TTTTCACCAGGCAGTGGGAGGTGCAccctccccagcagcagggcaggcacTGGGCACAGATATGCAGCGGGAACCCTTTCAATAAAATCCGGGGCTGCGACAGATACGGCTGTGGCAATTACGGAGCCAGCAG ACAGGGTAAAGGAGAAAAGCACAAGGGTGTGGATGTCATCTGCAGTGATGGATCAACAGTGTATGCTCCCTTCAGCGGCCAGCTCTCCGGACCCATTCGATTCTTTCATAACGGAAATGCCATTGATGATGGAGTCCAAATCTCTGGGTCAG GTTACTGTGTAAAACTAGTCTGCATTCATCCCATCAGATACCACGGCCAAATCCAGAAAGGGCAACAACTTGGAAGAATGCTGCCAATGCAAAAAGTGTTTCCTGGCATTGTGTCTCACATTCATGTTGAGAACTGTGACCAGTCTGATCCTACTCATCTCCTCAGACCTG aTGTTTTACCACCATTCCCACAACAAGATACTCACTGGGCAACAGTATGTTCTGGGAATCCTACAAACGAGATAAGAGGCTGCGATAAATACGGCTGTGGATACTTTGGAGCTCCGAG acGCAATGGTAAAGGAGAGAAGCACAAGGGCGTGGATGTCATCTGTGCTGATGGTGCAACagtgtttgctcctttttctggTGAGCTGTCTGGACCCATTAAATTTTTTCATAATGGAAACGCCATTGATGATGGAGTCCAAATCAGAGGATCAG GCTTCTGCGTAAAACTGCTGTGCATCCATCCCATCAGATACAGTGGTAGGATTTCTAAGGGACAAGTCCTTGGCAGAATGTTGCCAATGCAAAGAGTATTTCCTGGGATCATATCTCATATTCACGTTGAGAACTGCGATCGCTCAGATCCTACTAGCAATCTTGAAAGGGGGCAAGGGAGAAGAAAGTGA